The Papilio machaon chromosome 15, ilPapMach1.1, whole genome shotgun sequence region cagaGATTTTGTGAGtctttatgtataattttgtttgcatgagttattatgttaaagttaaattcTTTCGATCTAATgacttatataatattaaagacttttttatatatttaaggtTACGTTTaacaagttacatttttaatacatatttataattttttctctaAGGTTACGATTTTCCGAGTACTTAACTATTTCTCAATACTTTATCTAgttgtatttgtatatatatctatatatataaaagaaagtcgtgttagttacactatttataactcaagaacggctgaatcgatttgactgaaaattggtgggcaagtaacttagaaccaggaaacggacataggataatttttaccccgttttctatttttttattccgcgcggacggagtcgcgggtaaaagctagtattacataTGAGGTAGATGCTACTACGCGCGGAACTAATTTTGATTAGTGAAGTATCAATCGAAGTCATTTGaacttttaatagaaaacaaaattcagTGGATTGTCCTTCCAGAGCTGTAGGGtcagtttttttgttatgttctTATTCAATTTATCAGAAACGGTGTTCGGTCAGCTGCCGATCCTGGAGATGGACGGCAAGCAGTACGCGCAGAGTAACGCCATCTGTCGCTACCTCGGCCGCAAGCACGGCCTCGCCGGAGACACGATCGAAGAGGACCTCATCATTGACCAGAACGTCGACTTCCTCAATGATATTAGAATCAGTAAGTAGAATTGAGACTTGTAATTGACGGCTTggaattttgttgtaaaaatcgCTGCGCAGAACAGGGAAAGGGTACTGCGTAGTGCTCAGATCTTGACTCTCCAGAAagatgtctatattgtataaagtcagtgattgtcaaacttaatttctttcaccccctttgaaaatcaattatatttcagagcccccctaatttttattcagccctaaaacttaaaaaccacaatttcattactttaattaatttcattgccccccatttttttgggccccttatcgccccctcctaggtttcaaatgcccccaagggggcgttatcgcccactttgggaaacactgtataaagtaaactatttttatccTTATGACTGGTATATAAAATGGTGGCGGGTGACAGTAAGTGCCCGTTTCCACCAAGAAGTGTTCGTGTACgttgtcaataatttttttgttcttcattattattattattaattaactaagtGCAATATACTAAAGGTTTATCtacgtaattaaataaataacgaatttttttttaataaatgacttTTATCGAAAACCTGTTGTAATACGGTGCGTTTGAAGGTCGCGAATTAGTCATTGTGTTTTGAAGCTTTAgtgtttttacataaaacacattagtgagatattatctttataaaaatagttgttacaatgagtagtttttttaaagcggtaaattatgtatgtttttgttatgtgaactatcttacttattattaaaattataaataaatccgCATGTTTAGATGTctacatagactacttattacgtttttttttaaattctgcgcagtcagagtcgcgggagacagtTAGTATGGAGATAAAATGGTACTGTcaaattagtaattattgtttataacaaTGAAGTATAGGaacattatatgtttttaaattgattttattgtttctatTAGCACATCTACATAAAAAAGTGAAGTTATTACGTTCGTAATTTGATGGTATCATTAGCGACTAGTCCTTTTtttgagaaaaaatattacagtgcAGTATTTAATTACGAATCTCAAAATACGTATTCTCCATCAATAATAGGCCCACCTGGTaatgtttcaaatatcttggcgagAGTTATCGTAGGTACGGAgaacattattttaagtagGGCGGggggagtcgcgggcaaaggcgggtttagaataaatatactaacaaAGTATTGTTACACAGAGGCGGCCGCAGTGCACTATGAGAACGACGAGACGGTGAAAGCCAAGAAGCACGAAGATTTTGCCAAGAACGTCTACCCTGCAATGCTCAACAAGCTTGATGAAATCATCAAGCAGAACAACGGTCATCTCGCACTTGGcaaagtaagaaataaaataaaattctcgtgtcacacggggttcgaacttgaactcctccgaaacggcttgaccgattctcatgaaattttgtgagcatattcagtaggtctgagaatcggccaacatctatttttcatatccccccccccccatttagttttttctttttttaactgcgcgctgacggagtcgcgggcgacagctagtagaccTATAAAATTCGATAGTTTCGACGtaattacagtcaaaatctgttataacgacatcgaagggactactcatattgagtcgtaaaaaccgatagttgtaacaaccggtgacaggtattaataggaaagatatgtaataacattcagccaggacctttgattttggtcaatttaaccggtatgttgttctaaacgatgtcgctataaacggttttgactgtagttGTATTGGAAAACTTTGTCAATTGcacaatatttaatgtttttttttttaatttaggatTAACTTGATGAATAAAGTTCTtggtgaattaaaaaaaattatttcgtttAAACTGTTTTTGATGCTCTTCAAATTAACCAAACATTTTTAGTTAtcctgtttattttttcttttatgtactTCCTGTTCAGAGTGTTCAGAGTGACTGTTCTTATTCTGTCACATCGAacttaagtatataatattgtaagtttGTAAGTagattttatgattattaatttttgacaGCTGACGTGGGGCGACTTCGTATTCGCTGGTATCTTCCTTTACCTGAAGACGATGCTGCAGATGCCCGACTTGGAGGAGAAGTATCCCAGTTTTAAGAAGCTCTACGACACCGTCTTCTCCTTCCCCAAGATCCAGGATTACGTCTCCAAATTGCCTACGCCAGTGTACAACTTTTAACGCCCCTTTAAACCATTGTACAACTTGTAACATGACGTGTGTAAATCAGTGTTCACCATCTGACATTTCTTTTAACCATGCTACAATATCTTATAGGTCTATAGACCATTGTACAACATCTGAAATATCTATAAACCATTGTACAATAACTCACTTGTTGTTAAACTATTGTTTAATATCTAACTTGTTTATAAACCATTCTACAATATCAAACTTGACCTTTAACAATTGTACAATATCTAACATGTATATAAACCAttctaaaatatgtaacatttcCTCAAAAGATTGTACAATATGTAACATCTCCTTAAACCATTCTACATTACCTACTTCAAATTTAACCCAGGGTACACCATctaacgtttttttaaaacattgtataaCATCTCAGACATGACCGTTAACTAATGTACAACATGTAACATGTCTGTAAACCAGTTGTACAACATGTAACATGTCTGTAAACCAGTTGTACAACATGTAACATTTCTGTAAACCAGTTGTACAACATGTAACATGTTTGTCAATCAGTTGTATAACATGTAACATATCTGTAAACCAGTTGTACAACATGTGACATGTCTCTACATCAGTTGTACAACATGTAACATGTTTGTTAATAAGTTGTACAAcatgtaacatgtctataaaCCAGTTGTACAACATGTAACATTTCTGTAAACCAGTTGTACAACATGTAACATGTTTGTCAATCAGTTGTATAACATGTAACATATCTGTAAACCAGTTGTACAACATGTGACATGTCTGTACATCAGTTGTACAACATGTAACATGTTTGTTAATAAGTTGTACAAcatgtaacatgtctataaaCCAGTTGTACAACATGTAACATATCTGTAATCAGTTGTACAACATGAAACATCTCTGTAAACCAGTTGTACAACATGTAACATGTCTGTAAATCAGTTGTACAACATGTAACATGTCTGTAGGTTTACAGTTTAGGAATTTAgggttttatttctttgagtATAACGTGTGTaaaatggttaaaaataataacaatatatggCGTGATAAAGAACTGCTTTATTCGTCgccttaatattttaacatt contains the following coding sequences:
- the LOC106715634 gene encoding glutathione S-transferase 2 isoform X1, with product MTKTKFYYFNIRALGESCRLLLTYTGEEFEDHRVGMEEWKELKPKTVFGQLPILEMDGKQYAQSNAICRYLGRKHGLAGDTIEEDLIIDQNVDFLNDIRIKAAAVHYENDETVKAKKHEDFAKNVYPAMLNKLDEIIKQNNGHLALGKLTWGDFVFAGIFLYLKTMLQMPDLEEKYPSFKKLYDTVFSFPKIQDYVSKLPTPVYNF
- the LOC106715634 gene encoding glutathione S-transferase 2 isoform X2, giving the protein MTKTKFYYFNIRALGESCRLLLTYTGEEFEDHRVGMEEWKELKPKTVFGQLPILEMDGKQYAQSNAICRYLGRKHGLAGDTIEEDLIIDQNVDFLNDIRIKAAAVHYENDETVKAKKHEDFAKNVYPAMLNKLDEIIKQNNGHLALGKIPNLKEKYLSFKKLYDTVFFFPKIQDYVSKLPTPVYNF